A part of Rhodomicrobium lacus genomic DNA contains:
- the gspG gene encoding type II secretion system major pseudopilin GspG has translation MWALHLKTLRCQPQKGRKAVSASNSRSQQNKRSQIGRKMKNNFAVIHFVGNRRSVTTYSQVKMTSGKNNSGYSLVELLVVLAIIVLLGSIAVPQLLKYLDRAKQDTARAQIESLSSTLDLFKLDVGRYPTQEEGLDALVVIPTDASGWNGPYLRRKDMLMDPWRRIYNYRSPGLHGDYDIFTYGADGKEGGEGSDKDVTNW, from the coding sequence ATGTGGGCCCTACACCTAAAAACTCTTCGTTGCCAGCCGCAAAAAGGTCGAAAAGCGGTGTCGGCCAGCAATAGCCGATCCCAACAAAACAAGCGTAGCCAAATAGGCCGGAAAATGAAAAATAATTTCGCAGTAATTCATTTCGTAGGTAATCGTCGCTCTGTCACAACATATTCTCAAGTCAAGATGACATCCGGAAAAAATAATTCTGGATACTCTCTCGTTGAGCTTCTCGTTGTCCTTGCGATCATTGTCCTGCTTGGGTCTATCGCCGTTCCGCAATTATTAAAATATCTCGACAGGGCCAAGCAAGATACAGCGCGCGCGCAGATAGAAAGCCTTTCCTCCACACTCGATCTTTTTAAACTAGACGTGGGACGTTATCCGACGCAGGAAGAAGGTCTTGATGCGCTTGTCGTCATCCCGACTGACGCCTCCGGCTGGAACGGCCCTTATTTGAGGCGCAAGGATATGCTGATGGATCCCTGGCGCCGAATTTACAACTACAGATCGCCCGGCCTCCATGGCGACTACGATATCTTCACCTATGGGGCGGATGGAAAGGAAGGCGGAGAAGGGAGCGACAAGGATGTCACCAACTGGTAG